A stretch of the Mesorhizobium sp. Pch-S genome encodes the following:
- a CDS encoding helix-turn-helix transcriptional regulator, whose protein sequence is MTVAGIALEQFGRWSHGLAAAAQASSSKEISATFTAAASGLLPCDRAYVGLYLRDHSSVTIDDRGPDPWNRNYDARLYRQDPFFRMFASTRQDFLLPLAALDTGDFQRTDYYRDFYEPSRSFDEITGVFNLDARAAGYITFLRFRGAPAFGADDLALAEAISGATRLVLTQLWHRWRAEMAAGCGEDTGHAHPALSRLSARERQIAVLLIDGGSAKSISRSLAVSPGTVRNHIKKVYAKLGIHSQVELMAAARVAGVASLV, encoded by the coding sequence ATGACTGTTGCCGGCATTGCCCTCGAACAATTCGGACGCTGGAGCCACGGCCTGGCCGCGGCCGCGCAGGCCAGCTCGAGCAAGGAGATCTCGGCCACCTTCACCGCCGCCGCCAGCGGACTGCTGCCGTGCGACCGCGCCTATGTCGGGCTCTACCTGCGTGACCACAGTTCCGTGACCATCGACGACCGCGGACCGGACCCGTGGAACCGCAACTACGATGCGCGGCTCTACAGGCAGGACCCGTTCTTCCGCATGTTCGCCAGCACACGACAGGATTTCCTGCTGCCGCTCGCCGCGCTCGACACGGGCGACTTCCAGCGGACCGACTACTATCGGGACTTCTACGAACCGTCGCGCAGCTTCGACGAGATCACCGGCGTCTTCAACCTCGACGCCAGGGCAGCCGGCTACATCACCTTCCTGCGATTTCGCGGTGCGCCCGCCTTCGGCGCGGATGACCTTGCGCTCGCCGAAGCGATCAGCGGCGCGACGCGGCTTGTGCTGACGCAGCTCTGGCATCGATGGCGCGCCGAGATGGCCGCCGGTTGCGGGGAAGACACCGGTCATGCCCATCCTGCCTTGTCGCGGCTCAGCGCACGCGAGCGCCAGATTGCCGTCCTGCTCATCGACGGCGGCTCGGCCAAATCCATTTCACGCAGCCTCGCCGTCTCGCCTGGAACCGTGCGCAACCACATCAAGAAGGTCTATGCCAAACTCGGCATTCATTCGCAGGTGGAGCTGATGGCCGCGGCAAGGGTCGCCGGTGTGGCGTCGCTGGTGTAG
- a CDS encoding DoxX family protein — MQPQLLSIMRVAIALTFSQHAVVKLLGCTSGSCIPQPFTPLWLSGIVEIMLGSMLLFGLASRSVALLLAGVTAIAYFTTQTQQDFFPYLDDGKLAIVYGFAFLYLAVAGPGPWSIDGITATKPAPAR; from the coding sequence ATGCAGCCGCAATTGCTCAGCATCATGCGCGTAGCGATCGCCCTGACATTTTCCCAGCACGCGGTGGTCAAGCTGCTTGGCTGCACCAGCGGCAGCTGCATTCCGCAACCGTTCACGCCGCTGTGGCTGAGCGGCATCGTGGAAATCATGCTGGGATCGATGCTGCTGTTCGGCCTGGCGTCGCGTTCCGTCGCGCTGCTGCTGGCCGGCGTCACGGCGATCGCCTACTTCACGACGCAGACGCAGCAGGACTTCTTCCCGTATCTCGACGACGGCAAGCTCGCGATCGTCTACGGCTTCGCCTTCCTGTATCTCGCGGTGGCCGGACCCGGCCCGTGGAGCATAGACGGCATCACCGCGACCAAACCGGCGCCGGCGCGCTGA
- a CDS encoding TetR family transcriptional regulator has product MPPRRPTISQTKKPRQARSAELVAAILEAAVQVLAREGIKRFTMARVAERTGASIGSLYQYFPNKAAILFRLQSDEWRQTTEMLRTVLQDRERAPLERLRTLVRAFIRSECAEAEVRGALDSVAPLYRDAPEAREARAEGDGIIEAFMAEALPGVPQTTRDTATDLVMSTMAALGKEFSESPRSDAEMDAYADAMADMFCAYLETLGRKGGWPTGGGEPSPLRPPAPVWSR; this is encoded by the coding sequence ATGCCACCACGACGCCCGACGATCTCGCAGACCAAAAAACCGCGGCAGGCCCGCTCGGCCGAACTGGTGGCGGCGATCCTCGAGGCCGCAGTCCAGGTGCTGGCGCGGGAAGGCATCAAGCGTTTCACCATGGCGCGCGTGGCGGAGCGCACCGGCGCCAGCATCGGCTCGCTCTACCAGTATTTCCCCAACAAGGCCGCGATCCTGTTTCGCCTGCAAAGCGACGAATGGCGCCAGACCACGGAAATGCTGCGCACCGTCCTGCAGGATCGGGAGAGGGCGCCGCTGGAGCGCTTGCGGACACTCGTGCGGGCCTTCATCCGTTCGGAATGCGCGGAAGCCGAGGTGCGTGGCGCGCTGGACAGCGTCGCCCCGCTCTACCGCGATGCGCCGGAAGCGCGGGAAGCGCGCGCCGAGGGCGACGGCATCATCGAGGCCTTCATGGCGGAAGCGCTGCCCGGCGTGCCGCAGACGACGCGCGACACCGCCACAGACCTGGTCATGTCGACCATGGCGGCGCTGGGCAAGGAGTTCTCCGAGAGCCCGCGCAGCGATGCCGAGATGGATGCCTATGCCGACGCCATGGCGGACATGTTCTGTGCCTATCTCGAAACGCTTGGGCGCAAGGGCGGTTGGCCAACTGGTGGCGGCGAACCCTCGCCCCTCAGGCCGCCCGCGCCGGTTTGGTCGCGGTGA
- the aguA gene encoding agmatine deiminase, whose translation MSRTLSTTPKQDGFRAPGEFEPKAGCWLIWPERPDTWRLGAKPAQKEFVKVATAIAESEPVTIAVSRRQWLNARAMLPDHIRLVEMATNDSWLRDSGPNFVIDDKSAVRGVDWTFNAYGGFDGGLYAPWDLDDLVARKVLETERMDRYRSPLIAEGGGLQCDGQGTLVTTEQCLLNRNRNGHLGREAVERQLCDYLGLDHVIWLPRGFAFDETDGHVDDLCCFVRPGVVALSWTDERDDPQYEIVREAEDILRSATDARGRRLEVHRIRHPLPIEMTAEEAAGVDRVDATWARPEGNRVAATYINYYPGNSVVVVPQFANETLDIEAKAKLAELFPGHRIVGIENSREILLGGGNVACITLPVYAGGKPA comes from the coding sequence ATGTCACGCACGCTTTCCACCACGCCGAAACAGGACGGGTTCCGGGCGCCGGGCGAGTTCGAGCCCAAGGCCGGCTGCTGGCTGATCTGGCCGGAACGGCCCGACACCTGGCGGCTGGGCGCCAAGCCGGCGCAGAAGGAGTTCGTCAAGGTGGCAACGGCGATCGCGGAGAGCGAGCCGGTCACCATCGCGGTGTCACGCCGGCAATGGCTGAATGCCCGCGCCATGCTGCCGGACCATATCCGTCTCGTCGAGATGGCCACCAATGACAGCTGGCTGCGCGACAGCGGCCCGAACTTCGTCATCGACGACAAGAGTGCGGTGCGCGGCGTCGACTGGACCTTCAACGCCTATGGCGGTTTCGACGGCGGCCTCTATGCACCCTGGGACCTCGACGATCTCGTCGCCCGCAAGGTGCTGGAGACGGAGCGGATGGACCGCTACCGCTCGCCTTTGATCGCCGAGGGCGGTGGTTTGCAATGCGACGGCCAGGGCACGCTGGTGACAACCGAACAGTGCCTGCTGAACCGCAACCGCAACGGCCATCTCGGCCGGGAAGCGGTCGAGCGGCAGCTTTGCGACTATCTCGGCCTCGATCATGTGATCTGGCTGCCGCGCGGTTTTGCCTTCGACGAGACCGACGGCCATGTCGACGATCTCTGCTGCTTCGTCCGGCCTGGCGTCGTGGCGCTGAGCTGGACCGACGAACGCGACGATCCGCAATACGAGATCGTGCGCGAGGCCGAGGACATATTGCGCTCGGCCACCGATGCGCGCGGCCGCCGGCTGGAGGTGCATCGCATCCGCCATCCGCTGCCCATCGAGATGACGGCCGAGGAGGCCGCCGGCGTCGACCGCGTCGACGCCACCTGGGCGCGGCCCGAGGGCAACCGGGTCGCAGCCACCTACATCAACTACTATCCCGGCAACAGCGTCGTGGTGGTGCCGCAGTTTGCCAATGAGACGCTCGATATCGAGGCAAAGGCGAAGCTCGCCGAACTATTTCCGGGTCATCGTATTGTCGGCATCGAAAACTCGCGCGAAATTCTGCTGGGCGGCGGCAACGTCGCCTGCATCACGCTGCCCGTCTATGCGGGCGGCAAACCGGCCTGA
- the aguB gene encoding N-carbamoylputrescine amidase — MMRKVTVAATQMACVWDEKDNVARAERLVREAKARGADLVLIQELFAAPYFCQDQFHGFFDLARPFADNPLIAHFSGLARELGVVLPVSYFERAGQSYFNSLAVIDADGTVLGNYRKSHLPDGPGYTEKFYFSPGDTGFKVWKTKAGTIGVGICWDQWFPEAARSMALQGAEILLYPTAIGSEPHDAGLDSSAHWQRVMQGHAGANIMPLLASNRIGTEHGRAGTSITFYGSSFIADPTGAKVAEADRETETVLTASFDLDAIAHQRRSWGVFRDRRPELYGRLATLDGGAVG; from the coding sequence ATCATGCGTAAGGTAACCGTCGCCGCCACACAGATGGCCTGTGTCTGGGACGAGAAGGACAATGTCGCGCGGGCCGAGCGGCTGGTGCGGGAGGCGAAGGCAAGAGGCGCCGATCTCGTCCTGATCCAGGAACTGTTCGCCGCGCCCTATTTCTGCCAGGACCAGTTCCACGGCTTCTTCGATCTCGCCCGGCCGTTTGCCGACAACCCTCTGATCGCACATTTCTCCGGCCTGGCGCGCGAGCTCGGCGTGGTCTTGCCGGTCAGCTATTTCGAGCGCGCCGGCCAGAGCTATTTCAACAGCCTTGCCGTCATCGATGCCGACGGCACCGTGCTCGGCAACTACCGCAAGAGCCACCTGCCGGACGGTCCCGGCTACACGGAGAAGTTCTATTTTTCGCCGGGCGATACCGGCTTCAAGGTGTGGAAGACGAAGGCCGGCACCATCGGCGTCGGCATCTGCTGGGACCAGTGGTTTCCGGAAGCCGCGCGTTCGATGGCGCTGCAGGGCGCCGAGATCCTGCTCTATCCGACAGCGATCGGCTCCGAGCCGCATGATGCGGGCCTGGATTCCAGCGCACACTGGCAGCGCGTCATGCAGGGGCATGCCGGCGCCAACATCATGCCGCTGCTGGCCTCCAACCGCATCGGCACCGAGCACGGTCGCGCCGGCACCAGCATCACCTTCTACGGCTCATCCTTTATCGCCGATCCGACCGGCGCCAAGGTGGCCGAGGCAGACCGCGAAACCGAGACCGTGCTGACTGCCTCCTTCGACCTCGACGCCATCGCCCACCAGCGCCGCTCCTGGGGCGTCTTCCGCGACCGCAGGCCCGAGCTCTATGGGCGGCTGGCGACGCTGGATGGAGGCGCGGTGGGCTGA
- a CDS encoding O-methyltransferase: MNTLTTTPLAPLLERLFNEAATSGSSAATIGAADRARLFDSKTEYLDLYGRMKDLWLPVSEKTGTLLYMLARGSGARSIVEFGTSFGISTLHLAAALRDNGGGRLVTTEFEPSKVVRARQHIEAGGLADLVEIREGDALKTLATDLPETIDLVLLDGAKAIYPEVLSLLEPRLKPGAIVVADNADMCPEYLQRVRDTAQGYLSLPFDEDVELSVWVGRTKQVG; the protein is encoded by the coding sequence GTGAACACATTGACGACAACCCCGCTGGCGCCTTTGCTGGAGCGCCTGTTCAACGAGGCGGCGACATCCGGCTCGAGCGCGGCCACCATCGGCGCCGCCGATCGGGCCCGGCTGTTCGACAGCAAGACCGAATATCTCGACCTCTACGGGCGCATGAAGGACCTCTGGCTTCCCGTCTCCGAGAAGACCGGAACCCTGCTCTACATGCTGGCACGCGGCAGCGGCGCCCGTTCGATCGTCGAGTTCGGCACCTCCTTCGGCATATCGACCCTGCATCTGGCGGCGGCGCTGCGCGACAATGGCGGCGGCCGGCTGGTGACGACCGAATTCGAGCCGTCCAAGGTGGTGCGCGCGCGGCAGCACATCGAAGCCGGCGGCCTGGCCGACCTCGTCGAGATCCGCGAAGGCGACGCGTTGAAGACCCTGGCAACCGATCTTCCCGAGACGATCGACCTCGTGCTGCTCGACGGCGCCAAGGCGATCTATCCGGAAGTCCTCAGCCTGCTGGAGCCCCGGCTGAAGCCGGGCGCCATCGTGGTGGCGGACAATGCCGACATGTGCCCCGAATATCTGCAGCGGGTGCGCGACACGGCGCAGGGCTACCTGTCGCTGCCCTTCGACGAGGATGTCGAGCTCTCGGTCTGGGTGGGCAGAACCAAACAGGTCGGCTGA
- a CDS encoding MFS transporter, translating into MQRGLILYALAGLVCATASWSGLHSNAAYAVLVGGRLLLGLGESVAMVGMISWAIGLMGHARAGAVIALVGIGMYGAFAAGGPLGLALLDHVGFAGLMAVCTMLPLVGLAAIHWLPAVAPHAGQRESFWRIIGRIWRPGAVVGLQGVGFAALGAFLSLYFLSRGWPHAGLGLTFFGVGFVAMRLVCGNLPDRIGGTPVAIASLLVEAGGQYLIWLAPGPYSALAGALLTGLGCSMVFPAMGAEIVKQVPPNLRGTALGGFAAFQDLAYGATGPLVGILADRMGYPPVFLIGGLAATLGLSMAISVPRAQARALET; encoded by the coding sequence ATGCAGCGCGGCCTGATCCTCTATGCGCTGGCCGGGCTGGTCTGCGCCACGGCCAGCTGGTCTGGGCTTCATTCCAATGCCGCCTATGCGGTGCTGGTCGGCGGGCGGCTGTTGCTCGGATTGGGTGAAAGCGTCGCCATGGTCGGCATGATCAGCTGGGCGATCGGGCTGATGGGGCATGCGCGCGCCGGTGCTGTCATAGCCTTGGTCGGCATCGGCATGTACGGCGCCTTCGCTGCGGGCGGACCGCTGGGACTGGCGCTGCTGGATCATGTGGGTTTCGCCGGACTGATGGCCGTCTGCACGATGCTGCCGCTTGTCGGACTCGCCGCCATTCACTGGCTTCCGGCGGTGGCCCCCCATGCCGGCCAGCGCGAGTCTTTCTGGCGTATCATCGGACGCATCTGGCGCCCGGGCGCCGTCGTCGGACTGCAAGGCGTCGGCTTTGCCGCGCTCGGCGCCTTCCTTTCGCTGTACTTTCTCAGCCGCGGCTGGCCCCATGCCGGGCTTGGCCTGACCTTCTTCGGCGTCGGCTTCGTTGCGATGCGCCTGGTGTGCGGCAACCTGCCAGACCGGATCGGCGGAACGCCCGTCGCCATAGCCTCGCTGCTGGTCGAGGCCGGCGGACAATATCTCATCTGGCTGGCGCCCGGTCCTTATTCGGCACTGGCTGGTGCGCTGCTGACAGGCCTCGGCTGCTCGATGGTGTTTCCGGCGATGGGCGCCGAGATCGTCAAGCAGGTGCCCCCGAATCTGCGTGGGACGGCCCTGGGCGGCTTCGCTGCCTTCCAGGATCTCGCCTACGGCGCGACGGGACCGCTTGTCGGCATCCTGGCTGACCGCATGGGCTATCCGCCGGTGTTCCTGATCGGCGGCCTTGCCGCAACGCTCGGCCTCTCAATGGCGATCTCGGTTCCGCGGGCACAAGC
- a CDS encoding polyamine ABC transporter substrate-binding protein — protein MRTSMISAFLLASCVFAGAARAEEEKVVNVYNWSDYIAPDTAAKFEKETGIKVVYDVYDGNEVLETKLLTGGSGYDVVYPSAFPFLKNQVTAAAFMPLDKAKLGNFAKLDPQAQKLVGNADPDNVHAVPYMEVTDGVGYNVEAVKKRMPDAPVDSLDMVFNPDVVKNFADCGVTMLDAPAEIIPIAMNYLKIDPKSTDPDDLAKVEALLTKVRPYIRYFHSSKYINDLANGDICVTLGWSGDILQARTRAAAAANKREIAYSIPREGTLINFDTMAIPKDAPHPQNGHAWIDFNMRPDIAAANSSYISFANPIPESLPLVDPLVAKDPGVFPPAEVKAKLFALSPADAKQLRLQNRLWTRVVTGQ, from the coding sequence ATGCGCACATCCATGATCTCGGCTTTTTTATTGGCGAGCTGTGTTTTCGCCGGTGCCGCCCGGGCCGAAGAAGAAAAGGTCGTCAACGTCTACAACTGGTCCGACTACATCGCGCCGGACACGGCGGCGAAGTTCGAGAAGGAGACCGGCATCAAGGTCGTCTACGACGTCTATGACGGCAATGAGGTGCTGGAAACCAAGCTGCTGACCGGTGGGTCAGGCTATGACGTGGTCTATCCTTCCGCCTTTCCCTTCCTGAAGAACCAGGTCACGGCCGCGGCTTTCATGCCGTTGGACAAGGCGAAGCTCGGCAATTTCGCGAAACTCGATCCGCAGGCGCAGAAGTTGGTCGGCAACGCCGACCCGGACAATGTCCATGCCGTGCCCTACATGGAGGTGACCGACGGCGTCGGCTACAATGTCGAGGCGGTCAAGAAGCGCATGCCCGACGCGCCGGTCGATTCGCTCGACATGGTCTTCAATCCCGACGTGGTGAAGAACTTCGCCGACTGCGGTGTCACCATGCTGGATGCGCCGGCCGAGATCATTCCCATCGCGATGAACTATCTGAAGATCGATCCGAAATCGACCGATCCGGACGATCTCGCCAAGGTCGAGGCGCTTCTCACCAAGGTGCGGCCCTACATCCGCTATTTCCATTCCTCGAAATACATCAACGATCTCGCCAATGGCGACATCTGCGTGACGCTGGGCTGGTCCGGCGATATCCTGCAGGCAAGGACACGTGCCGCAGCCGCCGCCAACAAGCGCGAGATCGCCTATTCGATCCCCAGGGAAGGAACGCTGATCAACTTCGACACCATGGCGATCCCTAAGGATGCGCCGCATCCGCAGAACGGGCACGCCTGGATCGACTTCAACATGCGCCCCGACATCGCCGCCGCCAACTCCAGCTACATCTCCTTCGCCAACCCGATCCCGGAATCGCTGCCGCTGGTCGATCCGCTCGTGGCCAAGGATCCCGGCGTGTTCCCGCCGGCCGAGGTGAAAGCCAAGCTGTTCGCGCTCAGCCCCGCCGACGCCAAGCAGCTGCGCCTGCAGAACCGGCTGTGGACGCGTGTCGTCACCGGGCAGTAA